One Nicotiana tomentosiformis chromosome 4, ASM39032v3, whole genome shotgun sequence genomic window carries:
- the LOC104115282 gene encoding uncharacterized protein — translation MVLQQRYREKSFKKYSKLISLLLVAERNNDLLMRNHDNRPTGSTPLPEVDEVYSHYAKRGKGRGPIRGRGRGRGRNFSGVNQHPKKKTHQKRKGKDEKSKANGSETECYRCGGKGHWTNICRTPRHLVELYQASLKNKGLEANFVSDNEFDIAHLDVADFFEHPDGKIDHLIGNGYVVKDD, via the coding sequence ATGGTCCTGCAACAGCGGTACCGAGAGAAAAGTTTCAAGAAATATTCTAAGTTGATTTCTCTTCTTCTTGTGGCTGAACGAAACAATGACTTGCTCATGAGAAATCACGATAATCGACCCACTGGGTCTACACCATTGCCTGAAGTGGATGAGGTGTATTCCCATTATGCTAAGCGTGGAAAAGGCCGTGGCCCTATTCGTGGTCGTGGCCGTGGACGAGGAAGAAATTTTTCTGGTGTTAATCAGCACCCAAAGAAAAAAACCCATCAAAAGAGGAAAGGGAAAGATGAGAAGTCAAAGGCAAATGGTTCAGAAACTGAATGCTATCGTTGCGGTGGAAAAGGGCATTGGACAAATATTTGTCGTACACCAAGACATTTGGTCGAGCTTTATCAAGCATCTCTAAAGAATAAAGGTCTTGAAGCTAATTTTGTCTCTGACAATGAATTTGATATCGCCCACTTGGATGTGGCAGACTTCTTTGAGCACCCTGATGGAAAAATAGATCACTTGATCGGTAATGGATATGTAGTTAAAGATGATTGA
- the LOC138910011 gene encoding secreted RxLR effector protein 161-like has protein sequence MYVCTRPHIAFAVNMLERFFSNPGWAHWFAIKKVMRYLQRTKYFMQVYRKIDNLDLLVHSDSDFAGCLDTIKLTSGYIFMLAGGIVSWKSKKQSITAMYAMEVEFTCFETASYVVWMKTFLTKLQVFDFVSKQ, from the coding sequence ATGTATGTTTGTACAAGGCCTCATATTGCATTTGCTGTTAATATGTTGGAAAGATTTTTTTCTAATCCTGGGTGGGCGCATTGGTTTGctataaagaaagtgatgagatatCTACAACGTACCAAATACTTCATGCAAGTGTATAGAAAAATTGATAATCTAGACTTGCTGGTACATTCAGATTCAGATTTTGCAGGTTGTCTAGATACTATAAAATTAACTTCTGGGTATATCTTTATGCTGGCTGGAGGTATCGTTTCTTGGAAAAGTAAGAAACAGAGTATCACTGCTATGTATGCAATGGAAGTTGAGTTTACTTGTTTTGAGACTGCTTCATATGTTGTATGGATGAAGACTTTCCTTACTAAATTGCAAGTTTTTGATTTTGTATCTAAGCAGTGA